DNA from Rosa rugosa chromosome 6, drRosRugo1.1, whole genome shotgun sequence:
AAACTGAATTGAGATCACGTACGTGATGCACTTGTACTAAAGTATGAATGATAAAAATGAGTCAGTGGTTCAAGCCCAGCTTACCATATGTGTTTGGATTAAATGGAGTGTCTGAAGTTCTAGTTTAATTATGAATCAATAAGGGAAAAGAGTTAGCTAGAGTTCTAATTAAGCTTTTTGTATAGCTTCGAGTCACTCTTTGTTGTGATGATTAGTTGCAAGATGTAGTGTATGTGAAGATGAATTATACTTATAAGAAATCGATGACTTCAGTTCAATCTAGCTTTTTTGGCTCTTTTAAGAATAGTTTGCACTTCATATATAGAATGCTTAGTTCAAAAGCCACATATACACTCTGCAAAGAACATACAATTCAGATTTAATTATTTGACTCCAATATGGAAGGTGGTTCCTGAGCATGCAGTCAAGGGATTGTTATGATTATATATTGGTTCAGGCACATAACTTAGCTGTCTCAATTTCCTCTTAAGATTATATATCATTTATAATTAGCTGGACTTTATTATGTGTAGGATTTTTGGGTGTGAGAACTCTAGCTGGAGAACAAGAGGATGATGGACAGTTCTATTAAATAGAGAGGACAAGCCTTCTGAGGGCAAGAGAAGAAGCTTTGGGTTTGCGAACTCTAGCTGGAGAACAAGAGGATGATGGACAGTTCTATTAGAGAAATAGAGAGGACAAGCCTTCTGAGGGCAAGAGAAGAAGCTGGTTCGAGGTTAAGAAAAGTGCTAAGCAAGGGCAGATGATGTGTTTTTCTTCTGATCGGATACAAGAAGGTAATTCAAATAAGCCCCTTTCAACTGGTGTAGTAGATGCTTATCTTGCAGAGTGGATGAGAAAAATGAATGTAAAGTAGTGTAGGAAATGGATGTAAAGTACGTAGTTGTGAAGGTTTCTTTTTGCTTCTATGGATTTTTATTTGCTTGTAAGCAAATCTTATATGATGTACAATAATTATATAAATGAAGTTTATTTACCAACAAAAATATAGAAACATGAAATAAAATGTAAATTGTGGATTTTTggcttttattattattattattattattattattattttcaaccctcatttacggcgtgcatggtATGTGTGCCGTAAATATAACaccttttacggcacacatttgactcatttacggcgtgcatgatACATGTGTTATAAATACACTCCTCTTTTACGGCACACTTTTGACTCATTTACGACGCACATTGTGACTCATTTACAGCGCATTTCATATGCGCCGTAAATAATAattgtcttttacggcatgtccATTTACGGCCTACATTTGTGGGCTGTAAAAgatcatttacggcgcacattgtgggccgtaaaagacctTTTTTCTGGTAGTGCATGAAGTCCCGAAGTTTAGTGGTTACTGAATAGGGGGAGTGCAATATAACACTATGTTGTGCGATGATCTTAGGTCGACACAAAGCAGTGGGGTTTATTTGGTTGCTAAGACTCCTCAAGTAGCTAGTGCTAAGGATAAAAACCCTGTTACTGAAGACATGAGCTTCTATGGGGTGATTACCGAAATATGGGAGCTTGACTATGGTCATTTTAGGGTTCCTATTTTTAAGTGTGATTGGGTAGAGAATGAGAAGGGTGTTAGAGTAGATGATCTTGGGTTCACTTTGGTTAATTTAAATAGGAAAGGTTATCTAAATGACAGTTTTGTTTTGGGAAAAAGTGTAGAGCAAATATTTTATGTTGAAGACCCTGTAGATCGTAGGTGGGTAGTTGTGGTGAGAGTCCCAAAAAGAGATTACATTGATTCTGTTCATCAGGAGGATGATCTTGGGGACACCATtctttcccccccccccccatcgcAACTACAATGCCAGCTATTCAGTCACATGATAACTCTCCAGATGAGGAGCCAATGGGTTATAGGTGTGCAGGGAATGAGGATATAGTAGTTGAGGGAGAATAGTTCATATAGTCGTATTCATGTAATTTATAATTGTCATGCCTAAAGGATACTTGGCTCACTAAATATGTTTTCAATGTTGGTTATTTTCTGTTTCGCTGATTGTACCAAGTGTTAAGTGTTTGTTATTTTAATTACTCTTATTTTCTGCCTGGATATGTGTTAAGTGTTTGTTTATTTAATTACTGTTATTTTCTGCATTAATATTTGTAGTAATATATGTTTGTTATTTTAAACACTAGCAGATTTGAGTACTAATATGCAGCATATATGTTTGTTATAGAAGTTACTCATATATGTGGATTTGATGTACTAATGGGGCTAACATTTGTGTAGATAATGGCGGCATCACAATCTGCTAGTGTATCAAAGAAGACAAAGTCGAAAGAAATTTGAAGCCTAAGAAGACTAAGTCTTTGAAGTCACCGACATCATCATCATTTTCTGATGGATCTCGATCATTCAAAGAAGGGAAAGtccaaaaagaaagaagctGAATCAACTGGGGGCCTAAAGTTGCTGAAGCGGCATGCGGTGACTAAGTCATGCATTACAAGCCGCAAGAGTCGTAAAGTGAAGAAGGTTGTTTTATTTAACAGAAAAGAGACCCCTTGTGGGAAGGTGGCTAAGGAAATGCAAAGCTACATTGGTGTATTGGCAAGAAGGAAGGTACCGGTAATAAGGGAAAATTGGAAAGCCGCAACTCctgaaaagaagaacaaaatctGGCAACGTGTTCAGGTGATTAAGTTCCTTATCTGTTTTATTTAGTATTGAAGGTGTAGTTAGTTAGGTTGGTATGATAGTGTTCattgttttcatttttcattagtTTCTGAACTTGAACTGATAGTTAGCAATGAAATGTGCACAGATTCCATTTTTGATTGGTCCTGAGCATAAAAAATTTGGATGACCCTGAAGCCTTGCGATATCCTCCAGATGATTATCCTTTCATCAATGCTGATCACTGTTCTTGGTATAAATGCACTTGTATTTCAATCATTTAGTTGTAGTCATATAAAATGCAGTTATGTAAATATAGAATACTCATTTAACTAAGTACCCCTATTTTGCAGGAAAAACGTCGTGAGCAACAAGAGAGGCGCAGCAAGAATAAGTATCCTCATAGAATGTCCCGTAAGGGATATGTAGGGTTGGAGGCTGAGTTGGTTAGTGAAACTGTTTTCTACCTTACTGATGTGGGGTTCCTATTTGTAATGCATGCATTAActatcatattttattggctGATGGAATGAGTGACAAAGAAGTTGATAGGGCCACTTTGTGGATAAGAGGACGACAGACAAAGGATGACAGTTTCAAGGATGAGGAGCAAAAAAGACCGCTGAAAAGATAGTAAGTCCATATATAGAAAGCCTATTTTTGTATGTATAAGGTTTCTGAAGATGATATGTAATGATATTTCCTAATCTAAACTGTCAGACAAACTTGAAAAGAAAGGTTGACAGTGGAGAACTAAGCGCTGAAGGAAGTAATGATGTCTTAACATTGGTGTTGGGGACTCCGGAGCATGGGGGAAGAGTGCGGGGAGTAGGAGGTTTTGTTACTCCCTCTACTTACTTCCACCTCCCTAAACGTAGAAAGGAGAGCATAGAAGCTACTGTCAGACTTAGTGTGCAGAAAATATTgttagaggagagagagaagatagtAGAGGAGGCAAGGGAGAAGATACTAGAGGAGGCAAGGGAGGAGATAATCAAGGAAGCGAGGGAAAAAATTGTTGCAGATGAGCGGGCTATGTGGGAGGCCAAGTTTGCTGAACTTGAAGCAAAGATAAATGGAAAAGAGGCTGCAACCATTCACCCAAATGTATCTGGCCATGGAAGTTGCTCAATGACAGTTGATGAGATTGCTCAAGAAACGGATAAAGCTCCGTTGGAAGAAGTAGTGAACAATGTGGATGGAACTAAAATTCTGAGCGTTTTTGAAGCAATGGAAAACAAAACCATCATGCGTAAAAGGAAAGGGACAAAGGTTGTTAAGGAAGGCAGGTTGGATAAAAGTCCAGGCTGCAAGAAAGGTAATGAGTATCCCAAGTTGCTTGAGAAAGTAGTTGTCAACCGTGAGGAGGTCAATGAGGCTGTTGAAGAAAATGTCAATATGATAGATATCAAGGAGCCGGAGAATGAGGAGGGGGCAGAATATGTGGATTTGACGATGCGTCAACCTACATTAAAGGTAATTTGGTTTTACTTAACGCCAATAATGAACTGCAAAAGATCAAAGTTCAATTACTGCATACATGTGTTTGACACCCAAGCTGAACCAGTTGAGCATTtcatgattttttgaaaaacctGAACTTATTGTTTTACTCTCAGTTTTTGACAGCTTAAAGGagactcttcaatgatcattttgaaCTTGGTTTCGTGAAAAAcgaaattaaaatgaaatacttATGCTATTTTGATCAAACTGCACTGTTTCAGGATTTCTGTTTTATTCAGCGTTTTTATCACTTTAGATTCTTGTTTGACAATTCATTTGAACTGCGAATAGCATGAAACTCTGGAAAATAGTAGCTTTGCATGTCTACTTGAAATCTGGAAAGTTGTGCTTCAAATCATTGAAAGAATaattgttggtgaatttttctttcaaGTTACTAGTTTTCTGAAACTGTCTGAAGCTTGCAGCATGTTGTTACTCATAGAATGCTTATGAGTATGTTTGTGGAATAGATTTAAATCTGTTACTATTTCGAACATATATAGGGAACAACTATATAGGTAGCTGAGGTTGATATATTGCAAGTTGGCAATAGGTTCTGTTGAACATATTGTTGCGTATGCCACTGTTATGGAGTGCGAGGATCCTTCCCAACTCATTCATGGCACTCCACTAGGGGATGGTAATGTGCACGTTTCCATCTATGCCGCGCTTGAGGAGAAAGCAAAAGTGTCATTTCTTGTGAAAGATGAAATTGAAACAGTGAAGCAGGCTATGGGGAGTTGGGTCGCATGGCCTAAACACCTAGTCATAAAATCTGCAGTCAAGGTAAGAACTCTGTATAATTCAACCTATAGCTACTTTGATAACATTCATTTGTTTATAGAAATTCACTTAACTGTAGATATGTAGCATATATTTATGATATGTACCttacatttattttcttattctaGAAACCTACCAAGGATAATGctgataagaagaagaaaaggaaagagataGGGGAAGAGGACTCGGAGATTGAATTTGGCTTGGCCAAATTGGCACCATCGTTGCCAGTTTCATTGAAGATGTTATGTTTGTGTGGTGAGGATGCATTCAAAGATGGGAATACAATCAGCTTGTACATGGAGCCTGAAGTGTTTGGATATTTTCGCAAGACATTTATATTGGGAAAAGATGATAGGCGACTTGCAAGCATGAGGGAAGTAACTGGAACTTGCATTGCAGTGTACCAGAGGTAGAAAAAGTCCTTGAActgatattatatatatatatatatatatatatatatatatatatatatatatatatgctttgttCGTAATGCCTTGATAAGAAGTATAGTTGCTGAAACCCAATGACTTGGTGCAAATGTTTGTTATTAGGTACCTCTGTGTTGTTGAAGGCTTATAAAATGCTGGACATGGTTGCGTTTGTTGACCCTTCACTTATTGGTGCTGTGGGGTGTGGGAATGGAACTGTCAAGGCCCAACACATGAAAGATAGGCTTGTAACTGCTAAACCAGGGTAGATGTTCATGCTCCCATATAACTCGGGGTAAGTTCATGAACATTTGCAAACTTTCATATCTACTGTGTCTGAACATAAAAATTTAGTGTTCAACATATATGACATTTTGTATGCATGTAGTGATCATTGGATGTTGACACTTGTTGATCCGGAGAAAGGAACCGCCTATTTTATGGACGTGCTGAATAGATGCTTACCTACAGGAGATTGGATGTCTATCGTGGATATGTAAGTCCCTCGTTTACATATTGATCGAAATGCCTCAATTTTATGAAATCTGTTTAATACACTTGTTTGCCTCCTTTTCTATATGGTACATCATCGATCATATTGTTGTTTTGGTGTAGTGCTATGCGTATGTATAATGCTGAAAAGAATAAGCAAAGCCGATGTTCAGTCCATTGGAAAAATTTGGCTGTAAGTTTCACCACTTGTGGTTTTCAAAAAATAGTATTTCATTTTGACTTTTCACTTGTTCATTCATTTGCTTGTGTTTAGGGCATTCCTCCCCAACCTAGCAACAAGGAGTGCGAGTACTTTATCATGCGATACATGAGAGATATCATTGAGGATAAAGACATGTCATTGTTTCCTTCCAAGGTATCAACATATATAGCTATAAATATAGTCACTCGACTCAATTTCTCATAAGTGTGTTATTATATCCATGCCTCATTCACCAAAATGATTAACTAATCCTTTTGATATAATAAACTAATTTCAGTGGAAGAGGAGAGGCAACAGCCAATACACCCAAACGGATATTGATCAAGTGCGAAATGAgtgggggaagtttgttgtcaacaCATGTGCACGAGTCATGAAGTAGTACACTTGTTGCTAGTACATTTTAGATAAGGAAAGCAtcttttttgtgcttctctgctggtacattgtcatgcaccatgtgtggcatgttttggaacaatatatatgtgtataagctttttgatgtcccaagtagatgggcatgcactataatgcttttcttgtgtaaaatgTCTTGTGTAAAATGTTGATTTCAATGATTGGGAAATGCATCCAttttgcttttgaagtttaaagtattggttatatgaatcatttgaCGGTTTGCAATATTTGTATTTGATAAAGTACTGTTCATTTGGTAAATGGaccaaatgaatgcacaatctaattcaggaatgggatgttcaaatgatcacacaacagattagaTATAATGATCActgcctgttgtctgaatggccaaaaatgggacaaaaacacattgtaatcaataatatcacacataggtttttaacaaatcagtgtcttctaatttatactcagacaacagaattaatcgaactctgttgtcctaaaagttaatcacacaacagaattaattgaactctgttgtcgtAAAAgttattcacacaacagaagcaattgaactctgttgtcctaaagttaatcacacaacagatatagtccaagaactgaagtttgaagatcaatcagacaacagacaaaataaaaatatgttgtctGACACGCTTAACATACAACAACTTAAAactggcactgttgtctgaagatagcgcctcaactgctgcgcttggcatctgccgagccatctgccgagctatcacacaacagttataacacatacctaTTGTCTGTGTGTTTCTCACATAgatgtgttccaccgttgtctgaattttcaacaGACAATTGTTCGGTCTACAACGGTGGCCCTCCAAATCCCACAACGGTTTTCTGCTGTTGTCTGATAAGGTTTTTGGTGTAGTAGCAAGATGTGCTAGCCGATTGACCACACCATTTGCTTCCCGATATACATGTCGAAGTTGAAAAGAAGAAAGTACTCAACATACCTCTTACAATCCTTCATAATCCGACCTATATCAGATAAATCATCATCTTCCCTATTGAGGGCATAAACCAGAATATATAGCACAATCAGTCTCCATTTCAATATCCATCCAGCCTTGGTGAATAGCCAGCAATAGACCTGCCCTTAATGCATCAGCTTCCATATGTAATGTCGAAGATGCAGAT
Protein-coding regions in this window:
- the LOC133713482 gene encoding uncharacterized protein LOC133713482, with the translated sequence MFMLPYNSGDHWMLTLVDPEKGTAYFMDVLNRCLPTGDWMSIVDIAMRMYNAEKNKQSRCSVHWKNLAGIPPQPSNKECEYFIMRYMRDIIEDKDMSLFPSKWKRRGNSQYTQTDIDQVRNEWGKFVVNTCARVMK